From Glycine soja cultivar W05 chromosome 4, ASM419377v2, whole genome shotgun sequence, the proteins below share one genomic window:
- the LOC114409948 gene encoding uncharacterized protein LOC114409948: MGTNRQEHEISGGSEATYQEMIENEVKDTQEGSTHKLITESCKSNSMVIKKRHTLIPAHIIAEAISTIADLDIRWSGPITPKEMEYVEQYVLAKYPEYSGLMKGDGNGINLSSFIIYEEPSESMIDDRGKSPRESSTYFFGSNNLPEMDRAKIQLEPSRLLDILNKKSSFLGSFISIPEIQARNKILNHYGLPDEEYLVLFTPSYKDAMMLVGESYPFVKGNYYMTILDQEEDYIREFASFKESKVISAPKTWLDLRISGSQLSQNFRRRCKISSKGLFSYPVDANGTMHWISEAHRNNWHVLLDASALVVGKDRLHLLALHRPDFVICNLENTHSNPSRVTCLLVRKKSFEVSATSSQAVE, encoded by the exons ATGGGGACTAACAGGCAGGAGCATGAAATTTCAGGAGGATCTGAG GCAACATATCAGGAGATGATAGAAAATGAAGTCAAGGACACTCAGGAAGGCTCAACACACAAATTAATAACTGAGAGCTGCAAATCAAACAGCATGGTTATAAAG AAACGACATACGTTGATTCCTGCTCACATCATAGCTGAAGCCATATCAACTATTGCGGATCTTGACATTAGATGGTCAGGTCCAATCACACCAAAAGAAATGGAATACGTTGAACAATATGTCCTTGCAAAGTATCCAGAATATTCAGGCCTCATGAAAGGAGATGGAAATGGGATAAACTTGTCTAGCTTTATCATCTATGAGGAGCCTTCAGAATCCATGATAGATGATAGGGGAAAGTCACCAAGAGAGTCTTCTACATATTTTTTTGGCAGTAATAATCTCCCTGAAATGGATAGGGCCAAGATCCAGTTGGAGCCATCAAGATTACTAGACATTCTCAACAAGAAATCCTCATTCCTTGGAAGTTTCATCTCTATCCCAGAAATCCAAGCTCGCAATAAGATTTTGAATCATTATGGTTTGCCAGATGAAGAGTACCTTGTTCTCTTCACTCCAAGCTACAAGGATGCCATGATGTTGGTGGGAGAAAGTTACCCTTTTGTTAAGGGAAACTACTACATGACCATTCTTGATCAGGAAGAAGACTACATCAGGGAGTTTGCTTCTTTTAAGGAGTCCAAGGTGATCTCAGCACCCAAGACATGGCTGGATTTGAGGATCAGCGGGTCTCAGCTGAGCCAGAACTTCAGGAGGAGGTGTAAGATCAGCTCAAAGGGCTTGTTTTCCTATCCGGTTGATGCAAATGGAACAATGCATTGGATTTCTGAGGCTCATAGGAACAACTGGCATGTTCTACTTGATGCATCTGCCTTGGTAGTGGGAAAGGATCGGCTACATCTTCTTGCGCTCCACCGCCCGGATTTTGTGATATGTAATCTTGAAAACACTCATTCCAATCCTTCAAGAGTCACTTGCCTCTTAGTGAGAAAGAAATCCTTTGAGGTCTCAGCTACTTCATCTCAGGCAGTTGAATGA